The DNA window CACATGAGGGTTAGTAAAAGAATATGCCTTGTGAATGATCTTTTGCGTGGGCAGATTTCCGTGCTTCAACATTTGCAACATAGATAATAAATGGGATCGGATCCAAAACTTAAATTTGATAGTATCCCCCCAAAAAGGGTTTGAACCAGATACTACTGAATTATGCATGCAGACTAAATAGTTCTAATGTTATCGTAGTAACTGcgataaagaaaatacgTATACAACTTCAGTCATGACATCAAACATTCAAAACTTTTGTGAGGCCAGTTAGACAGGAAAGCAAAGCCAATACAAAACTCATTCTGGCCTCGTCATAGTGTATAGTTAGTCTAAGCATTACGTAATCCTGACAGAATGAAACGCAATGAGATTTTAAAAGCTGGCTAGAGGGAGTTTTTACTTATGTAAAGGCTATTGTCTCTCTCTATTAGGTTTTTTGGTTTCGAGATATGCTGTAGCTATCCACCTTGATCACTTGAAATCCCAGTCTCATAGTCAGTGTCTTGACAACTTCTAATTATAGCACGAGCCGTACAGATcacgaaaaaaaaaaaatgagtTCAACCCACCACTCATAAACTGACacgccaaaaaaaaaaaaaacagaatcTGGTCTGATACCAAACATTTTCCTTACCTCAACACACATCACTTAGCACTCTTTATATTATGTCATTTGCTGAAAGTTTTTGGACACCAGACTATGATCTGGGGTTTCGGCAGTTATTTatccaattgaatcaaGGGATCTTGGAAAACAATGATTTTGTTCGCTTAATCGAAAGACGGATGGAACTGGAAGTGATCTATGGTAATTCATTGGAAACGATCATGACCGATTGCAAGCCGATCAACAAGAGACAACTGAACGAAGATTTTGTGTCCACCATCAAGAATGCATATACCAAAATGAATGAGACTTTCTACAAACAAGGGGAATACCATTTGAACATTGCCGACAACattgaaacaattgttCTCCAACCATTTAGCAAATGGTGTACTGAGCACGAGCAGAGAGTCAGGTTCTCAGAGTCTACCTTGCAAGATAAATTAAAGGCGTTGAAGAATGCCCAATATCTGGTGGAAAAATTGCAAAAGAAGTATTTTAACAAGTGCCGAATGTTGGAGGAGTTCAAGTCCCACTACACCGAAGAAGAATTGCAAGAAGAGCTAAGCGATTTCTCGTTTCAAAAAGATCAAACTGCGAAAGCCAATactaatggtaataaagAGGAAGACGACAATGATAGTGGAGACGAAGAGATCTATGAGTTCACGCATGCAAAATACGATAGCAAACAAATGAGGGCATTGCTCAAGGCAATGCTTACAGAAGTCCCCATGGGTCCACACAAAGTTGCAATTTTAGGTACTTATCAAAATGTTTCTACTGGAAGCAACATCACCAAATGGTTGCTAGAGAACATGCCGGAGTTTAACAAGAACTTGGACAAGGCCGAAGTTTTTGGACAAGATTTAGTTCGAAATGAGTTTATTAGAATTGTTGGTTCGATCGGGAAGTCTTTCATCAACTCTTCTCAGTTTTATTACCAGTGGAGACCTGTTGCATTTGCCATTTCTGGTGTTGAGAACGAATATGCCACTGCAGATTCATCGTTGGCAAAGTCGTTGACGttcaaatttgatgatgtcAAGGAGGCTATAGGAGTGAGCACAGTTGATTTTAACGACAAGTCACAACTATCAAAGTTGATCAACGAAGTCAACCAGTTGGACAGCCAGTACTATGCACAAGTTGTTGAGTTGGATAAATTGAGGTGTGAGTATGAGGAGTTGGCAATGGATCATTTGACATTCATGCAGAAATGTGAGTTGGATAGATTGAAGGCGATTAAGAAAGTGACATTTGATTTCCTTTCTAGTTTTGCCAACAAGATAAGCAGCTTAAAGACAATCAGTGAcgatttggttttgttgGAAGAGACGATCAATCCTGTGAACGACTTGAAGTTCTTGATTGAAAACTATGGGACAGGTAGATTCAAACCCCAGGTCACATTATATGACAACTACTATGACTCTAATATCAACCAAACATTTGGTGTTGACTTGAGTGTTAAATCGAGGTTGGACAAAAAAGTTGTTCCGTACATTATTCAATGCATCTTAGGGCAATTAGATAGTGTGTATccagatttgaaaaatgatgaGGAGAGAATCAATCTTTGGACGCAGCCGGTCCATCTTTCGAATGTGCACAAATTGAGGTCGCAGTTGAATGGAGTACAAGACCCCAATGAGATCACAGCGATCTTGAAAGAGTCACATCCGTTGCTTATAACCAATGTATTGAAATTGTATTTTATGGAGTTGCCGGACTCAATTATCCCATACAACAACTACGACGTGATCAGATTACTCTACTCAAATTATCACGATGAATCACAAACAAAGTCGAGAGTCAACGGGTTGCAGAATGTTTTGTCGGAGTTGCCAAAATGCAATTTAGCGACATTGGATGCCATCTTGACCCACTTGAGCAGATTAGTGAGTATTGTGGGTACCCAGGACAAGGATTTGGCAGGAACATTTCAGCGGAAATTGAGCAAAGAGTTTGGGACTTTGGTATTGAGACCGAAAACTGATGGCTTGAACAGTTCGGAAAGCAGTTACATAAACGATAGATTCCAGGTCACATTAATGGA is part of the Candida dubliniensis CD36 chromosome R, complete sequence genome and encodes:
- a CDS encoding Rho-GTPase-activating protein, putative (Similar to S. cerevisiae RGD2), translating into MSFAESFWTPDYDSGFRQLFIQLNQGILENNDFVRLIERRMESEVIYGNSLETIMTDCKPINKRQSNEDFVSTIKNAYTKMNETFYKQGEYHLNIADNIETIVLQPFSKWCTEHEQRVRFSESTLQDKLKALKNAQYSVEKLQKKYFNKCRMLEEFKSHYTEEELQEELSDFSFQKDQTAKANTNGNKEEDDNDSGDEEIYEFTHAKYDSKQMRALLKAMLTEVPMGPHKVAILGTYQNVSTGSNITKWLLENMPEFNKNLDKAEVFGQDLVRNEFIRIVGSIGKSFINSSQFYYQWRPVAFAISGVENEYATADSSLAKSLTFKFDDVKEAIGVSTVDFNDKSQLSKLINEVNQLDSQYYAQVVELDKLRCEYEELAMDHLTFMQKCELDRLKAIKKVTFDFLSSFANKISSLKTISDDLVLLEETINPVNDLKFLIENYGTGRFKPQVTLYDNYYDSNINQTFGVDLSVKSRLDKKVVPYIIQCILGQLDSVYPDLKNDEERINLWTQPVHLSNVHKLRSQLNGVQDPNEITAILKESHPLLITNVLKLYFMELPDSIIPYNNYDVIRLLYSNYHDESQTKSRVNGLQNVLSELPKCNLATLDAILTHLSRLVSIVGTQDKDLAGTFQRKLSKEFGTLVLRPKTDGLNSSESSYINDRFQVTLMDDLFENKQSIFNELRRQSSTRSAVASVSPTLSRNSSLTRSESIKSNKGHNAAAIAKSKSRLESRLQNAVKNQSKTQEPQHKTDADEFYDAEESPTPSRSGTQSSSSGLKRSTSPKKKKWKVVSKEESKEGNEKSKKLTSTPVSYRPSNDIIYDKSPNSQSLNDLSSTPPPKFAPSLGRKSSVKDLAKTFENGSTEDLQEPSTRSRSSSPTKEM